In one Nicotiana sylvestris chromosome 8, ASM39365v2, whole genome shotgun sequence genomic region, the following are encoded:
- the LOC104247586 gene encoding uncharacterized protein, whose product MMIAPNIQKVIVNACAKEIMKAIVEDLNGDYFRILVDESKDVSHKEQMALVLRSSFKRRDMLREDQAKKLEELQVLGEVHTGSGLNQELGLQRPGDTRWGSHFNTVCNFITLFSSIINVLEFLASESANYLERSMAKSLVNDIRSFEFVHMMHLMLKLLAIINNLNMALQRKDQDIVNAMKLVGFAKRQLQGMRESKWESLINDASSFCAKHDIVIPEMELNSHFDAVNSNLLLGMASLSLDNSFANYDKERIMKPATLYPHEFSGSKLEDLSYELDNYILFVKEDNDFFNLKGLGDLSETLVEIDLYKTWRLVFLLVKLSLILHVATAMVEKTFFSMKYIKNDLRSRIGDEFLNDCLVCYIEDEVFETVPNDAIIDRFQSMTTRRVQL is encoded by the exons ATGATGATTGCTCCAAATATCCAAAAAGTGATCGTGAATGCTTGTGCGAAAGAAATAATGAAAGCAATAGTTGAAGATTTGAATGGAgattattttagaattttggtTGATGAATCTAAGGACGTCTCTCATAAGGAACAAATGGCTCTTGTTCTGCG AAGTTCTTTTAAGCGTAGGGATATGCTTCGAGAGGATCAGGCAAAAAAATTAGAGGAGCTACAAGTGCTTGGTGAAGTTCATACAGGAAGTGGACTAAATCAAGAACTTGGACTCCAAAGGCCAGGTGATACTCGATGGGGTTCTCATTTTAATACAGTGTGTAACTTTATTACATTATTCTCGTCTATCATTAATGTACTTGAGTTTCTTGCAAGTGAGAGTGCAAATTATCTAGAGAGATCAATGGCAAAAAGTTTAGTGAATGACATAAGATCTTTTGAGTTTGTGCATATGATGCACTTGATGTTAAAATTATTGGCAATTATAAATAATTTGAATATGGCTTTGCAAAGAAAAGATCAGGATATTGTAAATGCTATGAAGCTTGTTGGTTTCGCCAAGAGGCAATTGCAAGGGATGAGAGAATCTAAATGGGAATCTTTGATAAATGATGCCTCTTCAttttgtgccaagcatgatattgTGATCCCTGAAATGG AGCTTAACAGTCATTTTGATGCGGTGAATAGTAATCTACTTCTTGGTATGGCTAGTTTGAGTCTGGATAATTCTTTTGCAAATTATGATAAAGAAAGAATTATGAAACCTGCTACACTTTATCCTCACGAGTTTAGTGGTTCAAAGCTTGAAGATCTCAGTTACGAGCTTGACAACTATATTCTCTTTGTGAAAGAAGACAACGATTTCTTTAACTTGAAAGGACTTGGAGATCTTTCAGAAACACTAGTTGAAATAGATTTGTACAAGACATGGAGACTTGTTTTTTTGCTTGTGAAGTTAAGTCTGATATTGCATGTCGCTACTGCAATGGTAGAAAAAACTTTTTTTTCAATGAAGTACATCAAAAATGACTTGCGTAGCAGAATTGGTGATGAATTTTTGAATGACTGTTTAGTTTGTTATATAGAAGATGAAGTATTTGAAACTGTACCTAATGATGCGATTATTGATCGTTTTCAAAGCATGACAACCCGTAGGGTACAATTGTAA